A stretch of the Cyprinus carpio isolate SPL01 chromosome B4, ASM1834038v1, whole genome shotgun sequence genome encodes the following:
- the LOC122137275 gene encoding G2/M phase-specific E3 ubiquitin-protein ligase-like, with the protein MLVEIEKRLFVEGPDKKGKNPIYCLNSLDCNYFRTAGEVMAASLAQGGPCPNFLREWCFKYLCSGDSDSIQVSASDVTDLELSQLIVKINSASDDNISDLIGDIGAVRIHWCKGNRSI; encoded by the exons ATGCTGGTAGAAATAGAAAAAAGACTCTTTGTTGAAGGTCCAGATAAGAAAGGTAAGAATCCCATTTACTGCCTTAACAGTTTGGACTGTAACTACTTCAG GACTGCAGGAGAAGTCATGGCAGCTAGTCTGGCACAAGGCGGACCTTGCCCTAACTTCCTGCGTGAATGGTGCTTCAAATATCTCTGCTCTGGTGACTCTGACAGCATTCAAGTGTCTGCCAGTGATGTCACAGACTTGGAACTGTCACAGCTAATTGTAAAG ATAAACAGCGCCAGTGATGACAACATCAGCGACCTGATTGGTGACATTGGGGCCGTGCGGATACActggtgtaagggaaacaggtcaatttag